Part of the Mycolicibacterium thermoresistibile genome, GGCGGGTCGAGGTCCTCCGGAAGGAAGCGGCCCTCATTCTTCGGCGGCTCACTACGGTTGTCGTGACCGAGGATGGCCACCCCGTCCTCAGAGGAGAAGCGCTTCCAGTCCCGCAGGATCTTGAAGTTGTCCTCGTACCGGGTGGCGACGTAGCACGGGGTGCTGCCCTGCATGTGAACCGCCAGCTCGCCGCTTTCCTGCAGCCGGTTGATCTCGGTCCAGAAATTCTCGTTGAAGTGGTCCGACCACAGATCGATCGGACAACCGCCCGTCTTGGTGGCGGCATCCTGCAGTTGTTCGGTCATTGCGACTTTCTCCTTCTCAACCAACGGTGATCGCGGCCTCGGGACAGGATCCCGTCACGTCTGCCGGGTCGATCGAATCCGGCAGTTCCCCATCGCCTTTGACGACGGCGGTGCCGTCCTCCTGGGCGTCGAACAGATCGGGGAACAGCGCATAGCAGCGGCCGTGCGCCTGGCAGTACTCGATATCGACGGAAATTTTCTTCATCGGTGTCTCCAACCTCCTATGCTCGGGCCAACTGACCGCCGTCGACGGGGATGGCGGCCCCGTGGATGTAGCGGGCCTCGTCCGAGGCCAGCCAGGCCACGGCATTGCTGACGT contains:
- a CDS encoding ferredoxin, with amino-acid sequence METPMKKISVDIEYCQAHGRCYALFPDLFDAQEDGTAVVKGDGELPDSIDPADVTGSCPEAAITVG